One part of the Aedes aegypti strain LVP_AGWG unplaced genomic scaffold, AaegL5.0 Primary Assembly AGWG_AaegL5_hic_scaff_636_PBJ_arrow, whole genome shotgun sequence genome encodes these proteins:
- the LOC110681266 gene encoding uncharacterized protein LOC110681266 has protein sequence MLNLLGNPNLPPRHVVLALKLTQLSIEHGLSPNLALLMDNIQGSGLEYVGRIIFTRLHDINWEVRDSALELLASVVEISEIKFPSFQKHILDCNIIPVVEGGGQKRLGTVRARIGAPLPDAHGQDTPAVGALAGAVESD, from the exons ATGCTGAATCTCCTGGGGAATCCAAACCTGCCGCCGAGG CACGTGGTCCTGGCGCTCAAGCTCACTCAACTGTCGATCGAACACGGTCTGTCGCCCAACTTGGCCCTTCTCATGGACAACATCCAGGGATCCGGGCTGGAATACGTCGGCCGCATCATCTTCACACGGCTGCACGATATCAACTGGGAGGTCCGCGATTCAGCTCTGGAGCTCCTGGCCTCCGTAGTGGAAATCTCCGAAATCA AATTTCCATCCTTCCAGAAGCACATTCTGGACTGCAACATCATTCCGGTGGTGGAGGGCGGCGGCCAAAAACGACTCGGAACCGTACGTGCGCGCATCGGCGCTCCGCTGCCTGACGCTCATGGTCAAGATACGCCTGCTGTGGGAGCACTCGCTGGCGCAGTTGAATCTGATG